The archaeon genome includes the window CACGGGAGACGGGATCGCGATCGCCTACCGGGCCGGGGCGGAGCTCATGGACATGGAGATGATGCAGTTCCATCCGACCGGCATGATATACCCGGCGGGGGTGAGGGGGATGCTGGTGACAGAGGCGGTCCGAGGGGAGGGCGGGGTCCTGACCAACGCGCAGGGCGAGCGGTTCATGTCGAAGTACGACCCCAAGAGGATGGAGCTCTCGGCGAGGGACGTCGTCGCGAGGGCGATCTACTCCGAGATCACAGGGGGGCGGGGGACGGCCAACGGGGCGGTCTACCTGGACATCTCGCACAGGGGGGAGGCCTACATCAAGAAGAACCTCCCGAGCATGTACGACCAGTTCTTGGAGTTCGCGGGGGTCGACATCACCAAGGAGAAGATGGAGGTCGCGCCGACGGTCCACTACCAGATGGGCGGGGTGAAGGTCGACCCGGAGACCTGCGAGACGACAGTGAAGGGAATGTACGCGGCAGGGGAGGTCGCCTGCGGCCTGCACGGGGGGAACAGGCTGGGCGGCAACTCGCTCTCGGACATCCTGGTCTTCGGGAGGCGGGCAGGGGGAGCGGCCGCAGACGCGGTGAGGGGGACAGAGGCAGGTTCTGCGCCGCAGGAGGCGGTCGAGGAAGAGGTGACGAGGATACTCTCGCCCTTCGGGGTGAAGGACGGCGCGAACCCGTTCCACCTCAAGGAGGAGATAGCTCGAAACATGTGGACGCACGCAGGGATCGTCAGGAATCAGAAGGACCTTGAGGCAGGAGTGGAGGAGCTCAACAAGATCGCGGAGCTGGCGAAGCGCGTCGGTGCAGTAGGCGGGAGGGCCTACAACCAGTCCTGGCTCGATTCGCTTCAGGTATGGGACATGATCCTTGGCTGCGAGGCACTTCTGCTGTCTGCGATTGAAAGGAGAGAGAGCAGGGGAGCCCACACGAGGTCCGACTTCCCTGAGAAGGACGACAAGTGGCTCGTAAACATAATAACCGTTGAGAGGGCCGGCCGCATGGTGCATGACCTCAGGCAGGTCCCCAAGGCCCCGGCGGAGCTGCAGGCTCTGATCAAGGAGGATTGAGTCTGAACCAAGAAGTCGTGACCAAGAGCCTCGAGAAGACTGTCAGGCTGAAGGTCCAGCGAAGCACAGGCGAGGACCCCGGCAGCGTCAGGTACGACACGTTCGAGGTCCCGAGGCAGCCCGGGATGGTGGTCCTCAACGCGATCCACTACATCCAGGCGAACCTTGATCCGTCTCTTTCCGCTAGGTGGAACTGCAAGGCCGGGAGGTGCGGCTCGTGCTCCGCCGAGATCAACGGCAGGCCCAGGCTGATGTGCAAGACCCCGGTCGAGAGCATCGAAGGCGAGATCACGGTCGAGCCCATGAAGGCGTTCCCAAGGCTGAGGGACCTCGTTACGGACGTCGGGGAGAACTGGAAGGTGGCGAAGATGATCCCTCCATTCACTCCACGGGAGTCGGGCGAAGGCGTGTGGCGATTCTATCAGCGCGACGTGGACAGGTCCAGGGAGTTCAGGAAGTGCATAGAGTGCTTTCTCTGCCAGGACGTCTGCCACGTCATCAGAGAGCACGAGGCCGAGTACGTGGGGCCCAGGTGGGTGGTCAAGGCGGCGTCCCTCGACATGCACCCAATGGACGGTCTAAACAGGTCCAAGTTCATGAAGGACGTCGGGGGGCTCGGGTACTGCAACATCACGAAGTGCTGCCAGGAGATCTGTCCGGAGCACATAGTCATCACCGACGACGCGATCATCCCGGAGAAGGAGAGAGTGGTGGACGTCCACTACGACCCTCTGCTGTGGTTGGTCAGGCACGTCCCCCGCAGCCAGGCCCAGCTGGAGGTCGTGATCAAGAAGGTGCTGAAGTACGTCTTCTGGGTCGCATTGGTGGCACCGGTGGTGCTGGTGCCCCTTTACTACCTGGCGAAGGTCTTCTTCCCTCTGCCCTAGAAGCTCAGTTGCTAGCGGAAGAGGACAGCTAGGACCAGAAGGGCGAAGCCTGACCCTTCTATTGCGGCGAGGGTCGTCGGAGGCGCCCCGATTGAGAACGCCTCTATCCCTCCGACCAGCATCACGACAAGACCGAGCAGGAAGAGCGGGTAGCGGGCCCTCTTGGGCATCCTCTGAGACTTTCCAATCAACTGCAAGCCCTCAGCAGAACGAGCATCCGAAGGCCGCCGCCCCACGGAGATAGAGGTCCGCGAAGATGATCGTCAAGAGGCTTATCCAGGCCAGTGCCTCGTGGCGCTTGTTGAGCCAGCTCTGCTTGTCGTACAGGTTCTTCCGCACGCCGCCCCCGTAGACGCAGCTGTAGCAGTCGATGTTCCCGCCGACCACGTGCCTGAATGCATGGCACGAGAGGGTCCACGCTGTGAGCATGAGGGCGTTGGCGAGCAGGACAAAGCTACCGAGACGGAGAAACAGAGAGCCTCCGAAGACCAGAGAGTGGTAGAAGTCGTAGTAGAAGAAAGGTAGGATCGCTATCCCTGCGTAGAGGAAGTACCTGTGGAAGTTCTCGAGTTGGAAGACCGCGTTCCGCTCGCCGGTGTAGTGCCTCCCCTGCCCCTCGCCCCTGTCAGGGTTCGAGCAGCCCAAGGGGTGCTTGAAGATGTGCCTGTGGTAGTCCTTTCTGTAGGCATAGCAGGTGAGCCTAAAGGCTCCAGGAAGGGGGACGATGAGGATCGTGGGGCTGTAGAAAGGGTCGATGTACCCGGCGAACTCGACGACAGGAAAGGCGAGCAGCGCCCAGAATCCCAGGCCAAGTATCCCGATGAACGAATAGAGCCTCCAGTTGGGCTCGAAGAGCTCGTACGGCAGCAGCTGCTTCCACTCGAGCTTCATGGCAGGAGGGCTCCTAGCGCGTGGCTCGCCGGGGCTGATAAAAAAGCAGTTGCGGCTACGCTCAGCCCATGCGGTCTGAGTCGTCGGCGTCTTGGTACTGAGCGCCGAGATATCCGTAAACGCCCGTTTTCAGGACTTTCATCCCGAGCAGCGCGCACTTGACGCGGGAGGGCCCCAGCTCAGGGTTGCCGAGCATCTTGAAGACGTCCTCCTTGGAGAGGACCTTGACCCAGTCGAGCTTCTTGCCCTTGGCCAACTCGGTGAGCATCGAAGCCGAAGCCAGGCTGATCGCGCACCCCTTCCCCGAGAACTTGATCTGGTCGATGCTGGAACCGTCCCCCACCTTGATCTGCATGTCGACTTCGTCGCCGCAGAGAGGGTTGGTGTCGTGAGACTCGATGTCGAACTTCTCGAGCTTCCCGAAGTTGCGCGGGTTCCTGTAATAGTCGAGGATCAATTCCCTGTAGATGTCTGCGCTGCTCATATCTTGAAGATCTGCGCCGCCTTCTCGAGTCCGGCCCGTAGGGCGTCGATGTCGTCGTTGGAGTTGTAGACATGGAAGCTGGCCCGGCTGGTCGCGGCGACGTCCAGCCAGCGCATCAGAGGCTGGGCGCAGTGGTGGCCAGAACGGATCGCTATCCCTTCTTCGTCGAGGATCGTGGCGAGGTCGTGAGGGTGCACGTCAGCGAGGTTGAACGATATCACGCCTGCCTTCTTCTCTGGGTCGGACGGGCCGTAGTGCTTGAAGCCCTTGACCTTCGCGAGCTCAGAGAGGGCGTAGCCGATGAGACGCCTTTCGTGGTCTCTGACCTTGCCCATCCCGATGGAAGTCAAGTAGTCTACGGCTGCCCCGAGCCCGATCGAGTCGGCTATGTTGACCGTACCTGCCTCGAACTTGTAGGGGACATCGTTCCAGGTCGAGTGGTCGAGGAAGACCTCGCGTATCATTTCTCCGCCGCCGTGGAATGGATCCATCTCCTCGAGGAGGGCCTTTCTCCCGAAGAGCCCCCCTATCCCGGTGGGGCCGAGCATCTTGTGGCCTGAGAATGCGTAGAAGTCGCACCCGATGGAAGAGACGTCCACTGGTAGGTGGGGGACTGCCTGGGCGCCGTCGACTACGGTGGTTGCGCCCGCGCTGGAGGCCTTCGCGCAGAGGGAACCCACATCGTTGGTGGTCCCGAGCACGTTCGAGCAGTGAGTAAGTGCCACGAGGCGAGGAGCCTCACGCAGGAGTTCCTCGAAGCTCCCGAGGTCCAGGGTCCCGTCCGGGTTGAGCTCCACGAACTTCAGCCTTGCCTCCTTGTGCTTTGCCAGGAGCTGCCAGGGGACGATGTTGCTGTGGTGCTCCATCATCGTTGTGACGAGCAGGTCCCCCCTCTGGACGAACTTCTCGCCCCAGGCGAACCTCACGAGGTTGGTAGCTTCGGTGGTCCCCCTGACGAAGACGAGCTCCTTCGCCGACGATCCTATGAACGCGGCTGTCTTCTTCCTCGCGCCCTCGTAGGCAGCAGTCGCCTCTTCCCCAAGTGTGTGGACCGACCTGTGCACGTTGGAGTTGTACCTGGAATAGTAGTCGTCGAGCGCCTGGATGACCTGCTTCGGCTTCTGGGTGGTCGCGGCGTTGTCAAGGTAGACCAGCCGCTTTCCTCTGACCTGCCTTCTCAGGATGGGAAAGTCGGCCCTGATCCTCTCCATGTCGAGGACTTCTGCCTCTAGCAAATGGTCATCGCCGCCCTAGACCTCGACAAAAATCGTCTCGCCGTCTATTTTAACATTGAAGCGCCTGAGCGGCTCGGTGGCCGGCGGGTTCTGGACCTGGCCAGTCCGCAGGTCGAACTGAGAGAGGTGGAGCGGGCAGACTATCCGCTCTTCGAGGACGAATCCGAGCGCGAGGTCGGTCTCTTCGTGGGTGCACGTTCCGCTGACCGCCGAGACCTCCCCTCCGATCTTCGAGAGGATAAGGTGGTTGCCGCCGATGTCCACCGGATAGATAGCACCCTCTGCCAGCTCTGAGTACTTCACCGCGGGCAGGAACTCGGGCACGAGGTCACCTTCGGTACTTGTAGTGGCGCTCGAAGATGTCCTCGGACTGCCTGACTTCGGGGGACGTTTCTCCGGTCTTCGCAAGAAGGGTCTCCCGGTCGACCATCCGCCTCTTCTCCCCCAGCCACTTGCCTTCGATCATGAACCTCGCGCCCTCGCGAGTCGACTCGATGGGGACCCTGGAGAGCACTGGCTCAAAGAATCCCAGAACTACCATCTTCCGGGCCTCGTCAGGAGGAAGACCCCTTGCCTCCAAGTAGAAGAGCTGCTCCTCGTCGATCTGGGCGACGGAGGCCGAGTGGGTCGCCTTTACTTCGTTGTTGTCGATCTCCAAGCCAGGTATCCCGTCCGACCTGGCGGAGCGGCCGAGGATCATCGCATGGTGGGCGAGGTAGGAGCGCGAGTTCTTTGCAGCGTTGACG containing:
- a CDS encoding FAD-binding protein, whose amino-acid sequence is MELSDRSFEEKTCDVLIIGAGGAGLRAAIEAFDKGATTLIVCKSLMGKAHTVMAEGGIAAALGNVDAEDGWEVHFSDTVVEGQNLSNWRMAEIFAKEAIDRVYELERYGALFDRTGDGKISQRPFGAHTYRRLCHIGDRTGLELIRTLQDQVIARGVPFMDEVAITRVLRDKDSGRAAAAVGIDIRTGRLLLFRFKAVILATGGIGKVYEVTSNSYESTGDGIAIAYRAGAELMDMEMMQFHPTGMIYPAGVRGMLVTEAVRGEGGVLTNAQGERFMSKYDPKRMELSARDVVARAIYSEITGGRGTANGAVYLDISHRGEAYIKKNLPSMYDQFLEFAGVDITKEKMEVAPTVHYQMGGVKVDPETCETTVKGMYAAGEVACGLHGGNRLGGNSLSDILVFGRRAGGAAADAVRGTEAGSAPQEAVEEEVTRILSPFGVKDGANPFHLKEEIARNMWTHAGIVRNQKDLEAGVEELNKIAELAKRVGAVGGRAYNQSWLDSLQVWDMILGCEALLLSAIERRESRGAHTRSDFPEKDDKWLVNIITVERAGRMVHDLRQVPKAPAELQALIKED
- a CDS encoding succinate dehydrogenase/fumarate reductase iron-sulfur subunit, producing MKVQRSTGEDPGSVRYDTFEVPRQPGMVVLNAIHYIQANLDPSLSARWNCKAGRCGSCSAEINGRPRLMCKTPVESIEGEITVEPMKAFPRLRDLVTDVGENWKVAKMIPPFTPRESGEGVWRFYQRDVDRSREFRKCIECFLCQDVCHVIREHEAEYVGPRWVVKAASLDMHPMDGLNRSKFMKDVGGLGYCNITKCCQEICPEHIVITDDAIIPEKERVVDVHYDPLLWLVRHVPRSQAQLEVVIKKVLKYVFWVALVAPVVLVPLYYLAKVFFPLP
- a CDS encoding SUF system NifU family Fe-S cluster assembly protein; this encodes MSSADIYRELILDYYRNPRNFGKLEKFDIESHDTNPLCGDEVDMQIKVGDGSSIDQIKFSGKGCAISLASASMLTELAKGKKLDWVKVLSKEDVFKMLGNPELGPSRVKCALLGMKVLKTGVYGYLGAQYQDADDSDRMG
- a CDS encoding cysteine desulfurase, which gives rise to MERIRADFPILRRQVRGKRLVYLDNAATTQKPKQVIQALDDYYSRYNSNVHRSVHTLGEEATAAYEGARKKTAAFIGSSAKELVFVRGTTEATNLVRFAWGEKFVQRGDLLVTTMMEHHSNIVPWQLLAKHKEARLKFVELNPDGTLDLGSFEELLREAPRLVALTHCSNVLGTTNDVGSLCAKASSAGATTVVDGAQAVPHLPVDVSSIGCDFYAFSGHKMLGPTGIGGLFGRKALLEEMDPFHGGGEMIREVFLDHSTWNDVPYKFEAGTVNIADSIGLGAAVDYLTSIGMGKVRDHERRLIGYALSELAKVKGFKHYGPSDPEKKAGVISFNLADVHPHDLATILDEEGIAIRSGHHCAQPLMRWLDVAATSRASFHVYNSNDDIDALRAGLEKAAQIFKI
- a CDS encoding Rieske 2Fe-2S domain-containing protein codes for the protein MPEFLPAVKYSELAEGAIYPVDIGGNHLILSKIGGEVSAVSGTCTHEETDLALGFVLEERIVCPLHLSQFDLRTGQVQNPPATEPLRRFNVKIDGETIFVEV